From the genome of Spinacia oleracea cultivar Varoflay chromosome 2, BTI_SOV_V1, whole genome shotgun sequence, one region includes:
- the LOC110789748 gene encoding ATG8-interacting protein 1, which translates to MVNNEDGEETTSRGNEQEVFNKTDNEEGEETMPRGNEWEVVSLTASTYAAAPGPRGDESIHEEKDPTLGEDCGAETSRALFMSGHFVFPPSQHENLPIESENLESSKGVKEDDAGELNVDKESKTEKKEEENWSIEGFNVPEKFPGIPFLEEKGTRTSIQGPELDESTTLHHLAVDDKEQNVYGTAKFGSFHSETEIGGSAIYGESVVSDFVEPSDHILDPSSFISRTPKSGEEDESDDSKLPCGAWWKRRMVSLCAQVKDTNTFWSVFVAAAVMGLVILGQRWQQERWEVLQQRWQLSVGDEKSGRILSRLKDVIVGGSRRSTYITAASSE; encoded by the coding sequence ATGGTTAATAATGAGGATGGGGAGGAGACCACCTCTCGAGGAAATGAACAGGAAGTTTTTAATAAGACTGATAATGAGGAGGGAGAGGAAACCATGCCACGTGGAAATGAATGGGAAGTTGTGTCACTAACAGCTTCTACTTACGCTGCAGCTCCTGGTCCAAGGGGGGATGAATCAATTCACGAGGAGAAGGATCCTACATTAGGTGAAGATTGCGGAGCAGAAACTTCTAGAGCTCTTTTTATGTCTGGTCACTTTGTTTTCCCACCAAGTCAGCATGAGAACTTGCCCATAGAATCTGAAAACCTTGAAAGCTCCAAAGGAGTAAAAGAGGATGACGCTGGGGAACTGAATGTGGATAAAGAGAGTAAAACTGAGAAGAAGGAAGAGGAGAACTGGAGTATAGAAGGATTCAATGTGCCTGAGAAGTTTCCTGGTATTCCATTTCTTGAAGAGAAGGGCACTAGAACATCAATTCAAGGTCCAGAATTAGATGAATCAACAACTCTACATCATCTGGCTGTTGATGACAAAGAACAAAATGTGTACGGGACTGCTAAATTTGGTTCATTTCACAGTGAAACAGAGATTGGTGGATCAGCGATTTATGGTGAAAGTGTTGTGAGTGATTTTGTTGAACCGTCTGATCATATCTTAGATCCTTCATCTTTCATATCCAGGACTCCCAAATCCGGTGAAGAAGATGAATCTGATGACTCTAAGCTCCCTTGTGGAGCTTGGTGGAAACGAAGAATGGTCTCTTTATGTGCTCAAGTTAAAGATACAAATACATTTTGGTCTGTTTTCGTTGCGGCCGCCGTGATGGGTCTTGTTATTCTTGGGCAACGATGGCAGCAAGAAAGGTGGGAGGTTTTGCAGCAAAGGTGGCAGCTCAGTGTTGGTGATGAG